The following are encoded in a window of Desulfofundulus luciae genomic DNA:
- the cpaB gene encoding Flp pilus assembly protein CpaB, which translates to MRFRFRNPPLTSIRRHLPLLAAVAIGLAVALFSARYLLLYVNTHRETVRVPVPARDIPPYTVISSQDVTWRDIVAGGEEPGAVRDPAEAVGKLALTTLYRGEQIRKERLADPNLVAGRQVVSLNVDVARCVGGSLRAGDLVDVWWVNDPNPATGWTLAASDAVVLDIRDSAGKSVLASNNIVQQALGGASPSSSNPPAVVVLAVKTGDVPKVVGGASPKSQNVVLTKKFSIGGAGSAVSEGQATASGENRQAEFRGNPAPGSGHNP; encoded by the coding sequence TTGCGCTTTCGTTTTAGAAATCCTCCCCTCACGTCCATCCGGCGCCATTTGCCGTTGCTGGCGGCCGTAGCTATTGGTCTGGCCGTGGCGCTGTTCAGTGCGCGCTACTTGCTTCTCTACGTTAACACCCACCGGGAGACGGTGCGGGTGCCGGTGCCTGCACGGGACATTCCCCCGTATACGGTCATTTCCTCCCAGGACGTGACCTGGCGGGACATCGTAGCGGGTGGAGAGGAACCCGGTGCCGTGCGCGACCCGGCGGAGGCGGTCGGGAAACTGGCTCTGACCACGCTCTACCGCGGGGAGCAGATCAGGAAAGAACGACTGGCCGATCCCAATCTGGTGGCCGGGCGGCAGGTGGTCTCCCTGAATGTGGACGTTGCCCGCTGTGTAGGTGGTTCTCTCCGGGCGGGCGACCTGGTGGACGTGTGGTGGGTGAACGACCCCAACCCCGCTACTGGATGGACCCTGGCGGCGTCCGACGCCGTGGTGCTGGATATACGGGACAGTGCCGGGAAATCTGTACTGGCGTCGAACAATATCGTCCAGCAGGCCCTGGGCGGGGCGTCCCCCTCGTCATCCAACCCGCCGGCGGTGGTTGTCCTGGCGGTTAAAACCGGTGACGTACCCAAAGTGGTGGGCGGGGCGTCCCCGAAATCCCAGAACGTGGTACTGACCAAAAAGTTTTCCATTGGAGGTGCTGGCAGTGCGGTTTCTGAAGGACAGGCAACCGCATCAGGAGAAAATCGGCAGGCTGAGTTTCGAGGCAACCCTGCGCCTGGTTCAGGACACAATCCTTGA